The Methanothrix soehngenii GP6 genome has a window encoding:
- a CDS encoding glycosyltransferase family 4 protein: MRIAYFTPVSPQRTGIADYSERETLPYLSRYADIDVFIDERIKPTNQDLISNFNIHPYTEYDEMKGKYDIALYHMGNSEYHKFIYESLLKYPGITVLHDIYLHGFLWCNSLSKGDRQNYLKEFEYCHGPEGLEVAKKAVETGVYPEFEYPLIKRIVNNSLGIVCHSNFGLKKTLECNSGVFTSKINHPLRIAEEIKIIDRVDTEDLKVKLGIDKKEQVITSFGFINAHKRYPILLSAFKRFLRDYPNSILLLVGEDLMGIDGLITDLGIGKSVKMTGYAPFNRIMDYLAVSDFCVNLRYPTAGETSGSVLRIMAAGKPVIVSNVGWFSEIPDSCCLKVDVDSYEEEILLECMKLLSYDIHLRGALGANAKSYVIKEHDPEKIAREYYMFIRNILNGNEIIIEDVSEKLIELGIRDNDEDIIRKVSEQVHELF; this comes from the coding sequence ATGAGAATAGCATATTTTACTCCCGTAAGTCCTCAGAGGACAGGAATAGCCGATTATTCTGAGAGAGAAACGCTTCCGTATTTATCAAGATACGCGGATATAGATGTTTTTATTGATGAGAGAATTAAGCCAACAAACCAAGATCTCATAAGCAATTTCAATATTCACCCATATACTGAATATGATGAGATGAAGGGCAAATATGATATCGCGCTTTATCATATGGGAAATAGCGAATATCATAAGTTTATATACGAGTCTTTGTTAAAATATCCAGGAATAACAGTTCTTCACGACATCTATTTGCATGGATTTTTGTGGTGCAATTCTCTTTCAAAAGGCGATCGACAGAATTATCTAAAAGAGTTTGAATATTGTCACGGCCCAGAAGGTCTAGAGGTTGCGAAGAAAGCTGTGGAGACGGGAGTATATCCTGAATTCGAGTACCCTTTAATAAAAAGAATTGTAAATAATAGTTTAGGGATAGTTTGTCATAGCAATTTTGGATTAAAAAAAACATTGGAGTGTAATTCTGGAGTATTCACTTCAAAGATCAACCATCCCCTCCGAATAGCGGAAGAGATAAAAATTATCGATAGAGTTGATACAGAGGATCTTAAGGTAAAACTGGGTATAGATAAGAAGGAACAAGTTATAACAAGCTTTGGCTTCATAAACGCGCATAAGCGATATCCAATCTTATTGAGTGCGTTCAAGAGATTCTTGAGAGACTATCCCAATTCAATTCTTCTCTTGGTGGGGGAGGATCTAATGGGTATCGATGGGCTGATAACTGACTTGGGGATAGGAAAATCAGTTAAGATGACTGGGTATGCTCCGTTTAATAGAATTATGGACTATTTAGCAGTATCCGATTTCTGCGTTAATCTAAGATACCCTACTGCTGGCGAGACGAGTGGCAGCGTCCTGCGAATCATGGCAGCTGGAAAGCCTGTCATTGTCTCTAATGTCGGGTGGTTCTCAGAGATACCCGATAGCTGCTGCCTTAAAGTGGATGTCGATTCCTATGAGGAAGAGATACTATTGGAATGCATGAAGCTACTCTCTTACGACATCCATCTGCGTGGAGCTTTGGGAGCGAATGCGAAAAGTTACGTTATCAAAGAGCACGATCCTGAGAAGATCGCTAGAGAATACTATATGTTTATCAGAAATATCTTGAATGGGAATGAAATTATCATTGAAGATGTATCAGAAAAACTCATTGAATTAGGTATCAGAGATAACGATGAGGATATAATAAGAAAAGTATCAGAGCAAGTGCATGAATTGTTTTGA
- a CDS encoding NAD+ synthase, protein MKIALLQLNPTIGDLAGNKGLIARAIRRAPDFDLAVTSELALLGYPPCDLLLNEEFVERSWQALDELAEELADLPPVLVGQAEPNTSAGERPLFNSAALIRDGKVTETFQKSMLSGCDLFHEDRYFQPGKEARLLQIEGQSLGILIGELLLGSSDNERQDRPDPIAELRAKGADAIVNLSASPFTAGKQLLREARLSDLAKKHCLPILSVNQVGGNDDLIFDGRSCFFDAAGRLIARGRGFEEDIIVADLDEPKEIIAADDFTFEAEIWRALVLGTRDYVHKCGFSSVLLGLSGGIDSSLVAAIAVQALGPNNVLGVLLPSPYTRQSSIDDALALAANLGIKTISILLTDIMGSFELELAEHFAGRPKDITEENIQARIRATLLMALSNKYGSILLATGNRSELSVGYCTIYGDMAGGLAVISDLPKTMVYRIAEWLNSTASKPVIPPSIIKKPPSAELRPGQTDQDSLPPYPLLDEILKRYIDEHQSRADLLRAGLDEVTVDRVISLVKNAEFKRVQAALGLKVIDKSFGEGWRMPVACRIGQEKAGHG, encoded by the coding sequence ATGAAAATCGCCTTACTGCAGCTAAATCCCACCATAGGAGACCTGGCCGGAAATAAGGGTCTCATCGCCAGGGCCATTCGTCGCGCGCCGGATTTCGATTTAGCCGTCACATCCGAGCTTGCCCTTCTGGGCTATCCGCCATGCGATCTACTTCTCAATGAGGAATTTGTAGAGCGGAGCTGGCAGGCTCTGGACGAGCTGGCCGAAGAGCTGGCAGACCTCCCTCCGGTTCTGGTGGGCCAGGCAGAGCCGAACACCTCCGCCGGGGAGCGCCCTCTTTTCAACTCTGCTGCCCTGATCCGGGATGGGAAGGTGACAGAGACCTTTCAGAAGAGCATGCTCTCTGGTTGCGATCTATTCCACGAGGACCGCTACTTCCAGCCGGGCAAGGAGGCTCGGCTTCTGCAGATCGAGGGCCAATCACTGGGCATACTGATAGGCGAGCTTCTTTTGGGCAGCAGCGATAACGAAAGGCAGGATCGGCCCGATCCCATTGCAGAGCTTCGGGCCAAAGGCGCTGACGCTATAGTCAACCTATCCGCCTCCCCCTTCACCGCGGGAAAGCAGCTCCTTCGGGAGGCAAGGCTATCAGATCTCGCCAAAAAGCACTGCTTGCCCATCCTTTCTGTCAATCAGGTGGGCGGGAACGATGATCTGATATTCGACGGTAGAAGCTGCTTTTTTGATGCCGCAGGCCGCCTTATTGCCAGAGGACGGGGATTTGAGGAGGATATCATAGTAGCAGACCTGGATGAGCCAAAAGAGATCATAGCTGCTGACGACTTCACTTTCGAGGCGGAGATCTGGAGGGCCCTGGTCCTGGGGACGAGGGATTATGTGCATAAATGCGGCTTTTCCAGCGTCCTCCTGGGGCTTTCTGGAGGGATCGACTCCTCCCTGGTGGCAGCCATAGCCGTTCAGGCCCTGGGGCCGAATAACGTCCTGGGCGTTCTTCTGCCCTCGCCTTACACCCGCCAGAGCAGCATCGACGATGCCCTGGCCTTAGCCGCCAACCTGGGCATCAAGACTATCTCCATCCTTCTTACCGATATCATGGGCTCTTTTGAGTTGGAGCTGGCAGAGCATTTCGCTGGAAGGCCGAAGGACATCACTGAAGAGAACATCCAGGCCAGAATCCGCGCCACACTCCTCATGGCCCTGTCCAATAAGTACGGCTCCATTCTTCTGGCTACCGGGAACCGGTCAGAGCTCTCCGTGGGCTACTGCACCATCTATGGCGATATGGCCGGGGGCCTGGCAGTCATCTCCGACCTGCCCAAGACAATGGTCTACAGGATTGCGGAATGGCTCAACTCCACCGCCAGCAAACCGGTCATTCCCCCAAGCATCATTAAGAAGCCTCCCTCGGCAGAGCTCAGGCCCGGCCAGACCGATCAGGATAGCCTGCCGCCTTATCCCCTGCTGGATGAAATCCTCAAGCGATATATCGATGAGCACCAATCCCGGGCGGATCTGCTTCGAGCCGGATTGGACGAAGTGACGGTGGACAGGGTCATATCCCTGGTCAAGAACGCTGAATTCAAGAGGGTTCAGGCCGCTCTCGGACTCAAGGTGATCGATAAAAGCTTTGGAGAGGGCTGGAGGATGCCTGTTGCCTGCCGGATCGGTCAGGAAAAAGCAGGACATGGGTAA
- a CDS encoding glycosyltransferase family 4 protein, whose translation MRLALCAVQVPFVRGGAELHCDSIYRELIKREHEVEYIKIPYKWYPPQEIINHCLAWRLLDLTESNGKKIDGVIATKFPSYIIKHPNKVIWLLHQSRTAYELANTSFDDFMPYGKIGDIVKQKIYTMDRICLSESKKIYTNSQNVSNRLWKFNKIKGEALYHPPPLMGRYFCDSYEDFIFYPSRLESIKRQDLIISSMKYLQSNIKLKIAGSGSQLESYRSLAKKYKVADKVEFLGYVSDNELLENYSKCMCVAYVPFEEDMGYVTLESFLSKKPVITCNDSAGPLEFVEDGVNGYIAEPAPEEIAASIDKLYQDNTYKQMGEKGYRKIKDMNLSWDNVIDKLIGPMKS comes from the coding sequence ATGAGGTTAGCTTTATGCGCGGTACAGGTACCGTTTGTGAGGGGCGGTGCTGAGCTTCATTGTGATAGCATTTATCGAGAGCTGATTAAGAGGGAACATGAAGTTGAGTATATAAAAATACCATATAAATGGTATCCGCCGCAAGAAATAATAAACCATTGTCTCGCATGGCGACTACTTGACCTGACCGAGAGTAATGGCAAGAAAATTGATGGAGTCATAGCAACAAAATTTCCATCATATATTATAAAACATCCAAACAAGGTTATATGGCTACTCCATCAATCGAGAACCGCATATGAACTTGCCAATACTTCATTCGACGATTTTATGCCATATGGAAAAATAGGTGATATAGTTAAACAAAAAATATATACCATGGACAGGATCTGCTTAAGTGAATCAAAAAAAATATATACAAATTCTCAGAATGTATCAAACCGGCTTTGGAAATTTAACAAAATAAAGGGGGAAGCATTATATCATCCCCCACCCCTTATGGGAAGATACTTTTGCGATTCATATGAGGACTTTATCTTTTATCCAAGCAGGCTGGAATCTATTAAGCGTCAAGACTTAATTATTTCGAGTATGAAATATTTACAGAGCAATATTAAGCTCAAAATTGCGGGAAGCGGCTCCCAATTAGAATCTTACAGGAGTTTAGCAAAAAAATACAAGGTTGCAGATAAAGTCGAGTTCTTGGGTTATGTTTCAGACAATGAACTTCTGGAAAATTATTCAAAATGCATGTGCGTTGCCTATGTACCTTTCGAGGAAGATATGGGCTATGTTACTCTTGAAAGCTTTCTCTCAAAAAAACCCGTAATTACATGCAATGATTCAGCTGGTCCACTTGAATTCGTGGAGGACGGTGTTAATGGATATATAGCCGAGCCTGCACCTGAAGAGATTGCAGCAAGCATAGACAAGCTATATCAAGACAATACATACAAGCAAATGGGCGAAAAAGGATACCGCAAGATCAAAGATATGAACCTCTCCTGGGATAATGTGATCGATAAACTAATTGGGCCGATGAAATCATGA
- a CDS encoding GDP-mannose 4,6-dehydratase, with protein MCLNNKNILITGISGFVGSYIAKTLIDQGAKVYGVLRRRADGRCAEQPEKAWHSPRGSPPGGGS; from the coding sequence ATGTGTTTAAATAATAAAAATATTTTGATAACTGGTATCAGCGGATTCGTCGGGTCCTATATAGCCAAAACACTCATTGATCAAGGGGCAAAAGTCTATGGGGTTTTAAGACGAAGGGCAGATGGGCGCTGTGCCGAACAACCTGAAAAGGCTTGGCATAGCCCGCGGGGTTCACCTCCTGGTGGGGGATCTTGA
- a CDS encoding class I SAM-dependent methyltransferase, translated as MGKSDVGDKGTNVDDVMRKIKESIKIRQAVNASTKTEDTSDSETKGDALHETENRKEWEYINSNWNIQNNNYFISSHRRILGKPLIKGRELVHGEVQRYIDPSLWKQREFNSCIVRILNGISERLGRVDDRIAQSQSAISDQVNDRIAQSQSAISDQVNDRIAQFQSAISDQVNDRIAQSQSSISDQVNDRIAQFQSAISDQVNDRIAQSQSKVYSDIGEQVRSVILAMNKDIENRAWLAGILEEKIAKSKEKRSDEMLSSQVTGLNYFIFEDRFRGSRNDTKAKQLKFVKYFEGCKNVLDIGCGRGEFLELLKDNGISGHGIDIDEDMVRYCRSRDLNVEKLDAVSYLNQLEDKSLDGIFIDQVVEHLDPDYLIKMIDLCYIKMLFGAYIIMETVNPLSLLSLADFYMDMSHKRPVHPETLKFLMSAAGFRETVAQFYEPAVEDGRLRYIDADELAEKERSLADIINRNTDMLNNMIFGPRDYAAIGKK; from the coding sequence TGTCGGTGATAAAGGCACAAACGTTGATGATGTGATGCGCAAAATAAAAGAGAGCATTAAAATACGACAAGCAGTCAATGCCTCAACCAAAACAGAGGATACATCAGACAGCGAGACAAAAGGGGATGCGCTACATGAAACAGAAAACCGCAAAGAATGGGAATATATCAACTCGAACTGGAATATTCAAAATAATAACTATTTTATAAGCTCGCATAGACGGATTTTGGGGAAGCCCTTAATCAAAGGAAGAGAGCTGGTTCACGGCGAGGTCCAGCGCTACATTGATCCGTCACTCTGGAAACAGAGAGAATTCAACTCATGCATTGTGAGGATCTTAAATGGAATCTCGGAAAGGCTAGGAAGAGTTGATGATAGGATAGCCCAGTCCCAGTCAGCAATCTCAGATCAAGTCAATGATAGGATAGCCCAGTCCCAGTCAGCAATCTCAGATCAAGTCAATGATAGGATAGCCCAGTTCCAGTCAGCAATCTCAGATCAAGTCAATGATAGGATAGCCCAGTCCCAGTCATCGATCTCAGATCAAGTCAATGATAGGATAGCCCAGTTCCAGTCAGCAATCTCAGATCAAGTCAATGATAGGATAGCTCAGTCCCAGTCCAAGGTCTATTCGGACATCGGCGAGCAGGTCCGAAGTGTTATATTGGCAATGAATAAAGATATCGAAAATAGAGCTTGGCTGGCCGGGATTCTAGAGGAAAAAATCGCTAAGAGCAAAGAAAAGAGATCGGATGAAATGCTTTCGAGTCAGGTGACGGGATTAAACTACTTCATCTTTGAGGACAGGTTTAGGGGCAGTAGGAATGATACTAAAGCAAAGCAATTAAAATTTGTCAAATATTTTGAAGGCTGCAAGAATGTGCTTGATATAGGATGCGGTAGAGGCGAATTCCTTGAGCTGCTTAAGGATAATGGAATAAGCGGGCATGGCATAGATATCGATGAAGATATGGTGAGGTACTGTAGATCGCGGGACCTTAACGTGGAAAAGCTGGATGCTGTTAGTTACCTGAATCAATTGGAGGATAAAAGCCTTGATGGCATATTCATTGATCAGGTTGTAGAACATCTCGATCCCGACTATCTGATAAAGATGATTGATCTATGCTACATAAAAATGTTGTTTGGAGCATACATAATTATGGAAACGGTCAATCCCCTATCTTTATTGTCATTGGCCGACTTTTACATGGATATGAGCCATAAGAGGCCTGTTCACCCCGAAACGCTCAAATTTCTGATGAGTGCCGCGGGTTTTAGAGAAACTGTTGCGCAGTTCTACGAACCAGCTGTAGAGGACGGAAGGCTTCGATATATTGACGCCGATGAATTGGCAGAAAAGGAAAGAAGCTTGGCCGATATAATCAATAGAAATACAGATATGCTGAACAATATGATTTTTGGACCACGAGATTATGCAGCAATTGGAAAAAAATGA
- a CDS encoding glycosyltransferase, which produces MEKLVSIIAVNYNGKDYIEDFCNSILNTNIDDFTCEIIIVDNLSKDDSVNFLEANYPKIKVIKNNIKNYAKAINLGIKNAKGQYIAILNSDIVVENNWLKGLVDIIDQDEKIGVVQSKMLFSDEEMIESAGVEDAEDFYFSDIGFGDRNFAKYNEIRELDYFAGASFLLKRKCADEVGRFDEDFLMYMENVDYSIRCKDLGWKIIYSPNSVVYSKCHSIASSTMGNYLRSRNRLLLMGKHFPQKLAESIETSHFYIKREHESLYHSLIQAVKKVAENNDTKTVNRTLKELADVIPEIFGARKAINFFSQLEVALDLRKIRVGIYDHAFHFAGGGQRYVAELAQILQDRYDITYIVNKDISLENYREWFDIDLSKCKLKIIKIPFFEERGIYIIDECMIVHQNENPFDVIKNESINYDIFINANMLTKVRPLSSLSAFICHFPDKDMGRFFNVDRYDYVITNSNYTTHWLKQKWGLDCTLRLYPPVNMFNDTSDLGEKDKMILSVARFETGGSKKQLEMIETFVDLCKKDKRIKKEWKLILAGGTPKINPYYDKVRKKAKRISNIEIATNLNNYEIKQLYSNASIFWHACGLDEIDPRLIEHFGMTTVEAMQNYCVPVVIDGGGQREIVEHGISGFRFTSKEELKSYTLKLINDDYLREKMAKNAYNRSKKFTKEEFEKKALEFFSDIENRLRGGEPMEVNR; this is translated from the coding sequence ATGGAAAAGCTTGTATCGATAATTGCCGTCAATTATAATGGGAAAGATTATATAGAAGATTTTTGTAATTCTATATTAAATACAAACATAGATGATTTTACTTGTGAGATTATTATCGTAGATAATTTATCTAAAGATGATTCTGTGAATTTTTTGGAAGCAAACTATCCAAAGATAAAAGTTATAAAGAATAATATAAAAAATTATGCGAAGGCAATAAACCTTGGCATCAAGAATGCAAAGGGACAGTACATTGCTATCCTGAATAGTGATATCGTCGTTGAAAATAACTGGCTGAAAGGGCTCGTGGATATAATAGACCAAGATGAAAAGATTGGGGTTGTACAGAGCAAAATGCTTTTTTCAGATGAAGAGATGATTGAGAGTGCAGGTGTGGAGGATGCAGAGGATTTTTATTTTAGCGATATAGGATTTGGAGACAGGAATTTTGCCAAATATAATGAAATACGAGAGCTTGACTATTTTGCTGGCGCGTCCTTCTTATTGAAGAGAAAATGCGCGGATGAAGTGGGGAGGTTTGATGAGGATTTTTTGATGTATATGGAGAACGTAGATTATAGTATTAGATGCAAAGATTTAGGATGGAAAATAATTTATTCTCCGAATAGCGTGGTTTATAGCAAATGCCATAGCATTGCGTCATCTACCATGGGGAACTATCTCCGATCGAGAAACAGATTGCTCCTTATGGGTAAACATTTTCCACAAAAATTAGCAGAAAGTATCGAGACGTCTCATTTTTATATTAAAAGAGAGCATGAGAGTCTATATCACTCCTTGATTCAGGCGGTAAAAAAGGTAGCAGAAAATAACGACACAAAAACTGTCAATCGAACCCTAAAAGAGTTAGCTGATGTTATACCCGAGATTTTTGGAGCGCGAAAAGCCATAAACTTTTTTTCCCAGCTCGAAGTTGCATTGGATTTGAGGAAAATTAGGGTGGGAATTTATGACCATGCGTTTCATTTTGCAGGGGGGGGCCAGAGATACGTAGCAGAGCTCGCACAGATACTTCAAGATAGATATGATATTACATACATCGTCAATAAAGATATCAGCCTGGAAAACTACCGCGAATGGTTCGACATTGACCTATCCAAATGCAAGCTAAAGATAATAAAAATACCCTTTTTCGAGGAAAGAGGTATCTACATCATAGATGAATGCATGATAGTTCATCAAAACGAAAATCCTTTCGATGTTATAAAAAATGAAAGTATTAATTATGATATATTCATAAACGCAAATATGCTTACAAAAGTGAGACCTTTATCCAGCCTATCTGCATTTATATGTCACTTTCCAGATAAAGATATGGGTAGATTTTTCAACGTAGATAGATATGACTATGTGATTACAAATAGCAACTATACCACTCATTGGCTAAAGCAAAAATGGGGACTTGACTGCACATTGCGCCTGTATCCACCAGTCAACATGTTCAATGATACAAGTGACCTTGGTGAGAAAGATAAAATGATTCTGTCTGTGGCCAGATTTGAGACAGGCGGAAGCAAAAAGCAGTTGGAAATGATTGAAACATTCGTAGACCTATGCAAAAAAGATAAACGTATAAAAAAGGAATGGAAACTGATCCTGGCTGGCGGTACGCCCAAAATAAATCCGTACTATGATAAAGTCAGGAAAAAGGCGAAAAGAATTAGTAATATCGAAATTGCTACAAATTTAAATAATTATGAAATTAAACAATTGTATAGCAACGCATCCATCTTCTGGCACGCGTGTGGTCTTGATGAAATTGACCCTCGCCTGATAGAGCACTTTGGCATGACTACAGTGGAAGCGATGCAAAATTATTGTGTGCCGGTTGTAATCGATGGCGGAGGGCAGAGGGAAATTGTCGAGCATGGAATCAGCGGGTTTAGGTTTACATCAAAAGAGGAGCTTAAGTCTTATACATTGAAGCTGATCAACGACGATTATCTCCGCGAGAAGATGGCAAAAAATGCGTATAATAGAAGTAAAAAATTCACCAAGGAGGAATTTGAGAAGAAAGCTTTAGAGTTCTTCTCAGACATCGAGAATAGATTGAGGGGCGGAGAGCCCATGGAAGTCAATCGTTAA
- a CDS encoding IS481 family transposase — protein sequence MKLNKTKVRYILRQNRKRVPTKEIARDVKVSQRRVQQIIKEYKETGQEPVLGEKVGRPRKPFTEKETEVIRAAHARYRFGARMLETVIRKQFKICISHNRIHMYLKAAGLAQEDLKKQKRRKWVRYERKHSMSAGHIDWHEWDGTGVKVCVILDDASRMVLAGGEFTEINTENSILIIDQLVDKFWWLCPLRELILDHGSEFGAHRIHDDGSWNSEFKDHLKKYGIKPILARVKHPQTNGKLERFFGEYVKHRPAFHSFDEFITWYNDRPHGSLNFQSLETPERAFRRKMPLEAYFAIGHRLFGL from the coding sequence ATGAAATTGAACAAGACGAAGGTTCGCTATATTCTTCGTCAAAACCGCAAAAGGGTGCCCACAAAAGAGATTGCGCGGGATGTCAAGGTCTCACAAAGGAGAGTCCAGCAGATCATTAAAGAATACAAGGAGACCGGGCAAGAACCTGTATTAGGCGAAAAAGTTGGTCGCCCCCGCAAACCCTTCACTGAGAAAGAGACAGAGGTCATCAGAGCAGCCCATGCTCGCTACCGCTTTGGAGCGCGCATGCTGGAGACTGTGATCCGGAAACAATTTAAGATTTGCATATCACATAATCGCATACACATGTACCTGAAGGCAGCAGGTCTGGCCCAGGAAGATCTGAAGAAACAGAAGCGCCGGAAGTGGGTTCGTTATGAACGAAAGCACAGCATGTCAGCGGGGCATATTGACTGGCATGAATGGGATGGGACTGGTGTCAAGGTTTGTGTAATTCTGGATGATGCATCCAGGATGGTGCTGGCCGGAGGGGAGTTTACCGAGATCAATACAGAGAACAGCATTCTGATAATCGATCAACTGGTAGACAAATTCTGGTGGCTCTGTCCCTTGAGGGAGCTGATACTCGATCATGGCAGCGAGTTTGGAGCCCACAGAATCCACGACGACGGAAGCTGGAACAGCGAATTCAAAGATCACCTCAAAAAATATGGTATCAAGCCTATATTAGCCAGAGTGAAGCATCCTCAGACAAACGGGAAGCTAGAACGGTTTTTCGGAGAATACGTCAAGCACAGGCCTGCGTTTCATTCATTCGACGAGTTTATCACTTGGTATAACGATAGACCTCATGGAAGCTTGAATTTCCAAAGCTTGGAGACTCCAGAAAGGGCTTTCAGGCGAAAAATGCCATTGGAAGCTTATTTCGCAATTGGCCATAGACTGTTTGGGTTGTGA
- a CDS encoding tRNA pseudouridine synthase TruA family protein encodes MLLGEHDFRNFSSAKVDTVKSWFSDLLRPERNHGAPTAPAVGLILMNVGYEGLV; translated from the coding sequence TTGCTTTTAGGCGAGCACGACTTTCGAAACTTCTCCTCTGCCAAGGTGGATACGGTGAAGAGCTGGTTCTCAGACCTTCTGCGGCCTGAGCGGAACCACGGCGCGCCCACGGCGCCTGCGGTGGGCCTCATTCTCATGAATGTGGGATACGAGGGGCTGGTCTAG
- a CDS encoding NAD-dependent epimerase/dehydratase family protein: MSILVTGGAGFIGSNLTEDLLASGEEVVVLDNMHTGSKTNLDDLDGRLKVVQASCNQIPRLDLNPEEIYHLGIPSSSPMYKKDPFLVGEAINGTTAIFELARRTGARVIYASSSSLYNGLLPPHREDMVIGVTDYYTEARLAIERIAELYKRLFDVNSVGMRFFSVYGPKERTKKQYANMVTQFLWEMQEGRSPVIFGDGSQTRDFTYVKDIVRALQLAMDSNYHGVLNAGTGKAYSFNEVIRMLNQKLESAIKPKYTENPIKNYVRHTLADTSKCREILKFEAQFTLEEGISKLVDYY; this comes from the coding sequence ATGAGCATATTAGTCACAGGAGGCGCAGGCTTCATAGGTTCTAATCTGACAGAAGATCTCTTGGCGTCGGGAGAAGAGGTGGTTGTCTTAGACAACATGCACACAGGCAGCAAAACCAATCTGGATGATTTGGATGGTCGCCTGAAGGTAGTTCAAGCAAGCTGCAACCAAATTCCCCGCCTGGACCTGAATCCGGAAGAGATCTACCATCTGGGAATACCATCTTCATCCCCCATGTATAAGAAAGATCCCTTCTTGGTTGGTGAAGCGATCAATGGAACTACTGCTATCTTTGAGTTGGCCCGCAGGACGGGTGCTAGAGTTATCTACGCATCGTCCTCATCCCTCTACAACGGCCTTCTTCCTCCCCACCGTGAGGATATGGTCATTGGGGTGACCGACTACTACACTGAGGCCCGGCTGGCAATAGAGAGGATAGCAGAGCTCTACAAGCGACTCTTCGATGTTAACTCTGTGGGCATGAGGTTCTTCTCTGTATATGGACCAAAGGAGAGGACCAAAAAGCAGTACGCCAACATGGTCACTCAGTTCCTGTGGGAGATGCAGGAGGGCCGGTCCCCAGTGATATTCGGAGATGGGTCCCAGACCCGAGACTTCACCTACGTCAAAGACATTGTAAGAGCCCTTCAACTGGCCATGGACTCAAATTATCACGGAGTTCTCAACGCAGGAACTGGGAAGGCATATAGCTTCAACGAAGTAATAAGAATGCTAAACCAGAAGCTTGAGTCTGCCATAAAGCCCAAGTATACGGAAAACCCGATTAAAAATTACGTGCGTCATACGCTGGCTGATACGTCCAAGTGCAGAGAGATCCTGAAGTTTGAGGCACAATTTACGTTGGAAGAAGGGATAAGCAAGCTGGTGGATTATTATTGA